In Chryseobacterium lactis, a single genomic region encodes these proteins:
- a CDS encoding 3-ketoacyl-ACP reductase, with the protein MNINGKNAIVTGGGRGLGKAVAIALAHEGVNVAITGRNEENLKNTVEEIQKLGVNSAYAIFSIDDEAAVKAGIETLAEKLGGVDILVNNAGIGDFGTIEDMPSETWEQVIKTNLFGVYYAAKAVHPFMKAKGEGDIVNVASTAGLKGGPNMSAYAASKAAVVSLSQSMMAEWRKQNIRVITLTPSTIASDMSIQGGLTDGNPDKVLQPEDFAEWVRDILKMNRRALIANGSIFSTNP; encoded by the coding sequence ATGAATATAAACGGAAAAAATGCCATCGTAACTGGTGGTGGAAGAGGTTTAGGAAAAGCTGTAGCAATAGCTTTAGCTCATGAAGGAGTGAATGTAGCCATCACAGGAAGAAACGAAGAAAATCTTAAAAATACAGTTGAAGAAATCCAAAAACTGGGAGTGAATTCAGCCTATGCCATATTCAGTATTGATGATGAAGCTGCTGTAAAAGCAGGTATTGAAACTTTAGCTGAAAAATTAGGCGGAGTGGATATCCTGGTTAATAATGCTGGAATCGGCGATTTCGGAACCATAGAAGATATGCCTTCTGAAACTTGGGAGCAGGTCATTAAAACCAATTTGTTCGGAGTATATTATGCTGCAAAAGCTGTTCATCCCTTCATGAAAGCCAAAGGAGAAGGTGATATCGTCAATGTAGCCTCTACAGCCGGATTGAAAGGAGGCCCGAATATGTCAGCATATGCAGCTTCCAAGGCAGCCGTGGTTTCTTTATCACAATCTATGATGGCAGAATGGAGAAAACAAAACATCCGTGTGATTACATTAACTCCAAGTACCATTGCTTCAGATATGTCTATCCAGGGAGGCCTTACAGACGGAAACCCTGATAAAGTACTTCAGCCAGAAGATTTTGCAGAATGGGTAAGAGATATTTTGAAAATGAACAGAAGAGCATTAATTGCCAATGGTTCTATTTTCTCTACAAATCCTTAA
- the prmA gene encoding 50S ribosomal protein L11 methyltransferase: MQNYLEFDFKISPLQPWNEILMAELIEIGFDSFTEELEGILGYIQKDVFKEEDLKALPLFQNEDVKIEYSFKEMPNINWNEEWEKNFEPINIDDKVLIRAEFHESVPGMHEIIIQPKMSFGTGHHPTTHLMIQQMMDIDFNGKKVLDMGCGTSVLAIYAKQQGAGDTKAIDIDEWSVENSKENSVRNGVELDIEQGTADNLGKENYDIILANINRNILISDIPTYVSVLNKGGKLLLSGLCFFDVDDILEVCKENGLELKKQLQREEWVSLLLEK, encoded by the coding sequence ATGCAAAATTATTTAGAATTCGATTTCAAAATTTCTCCGCTTCAACCATGGAACGAAATTTTAATGGCAGAGCTTATCGAAATAGGTTTTGACAGTTTCACAGAAGAGCTGGAAGGTATTTTAGGATATATTCAGAAAGATGTATTTAAAGAAGAGGACTTGAAAGCTTTACCGCTTTTTCAAAATGAAGACGTGAAAATAGAATACAGTTTCAAGGAAATGCCTAATATCAACTGGAACGAAGAATGGGAAAAGAATTTTGAACCCATCAATATCGATGATAAAGTATTGATCAGAGCAGAATTCCATGAGTCTGTACCGGGAATGCATGAAATTATTATCCAACCTAAAATGTCATTTGGGACAGGACATCATCCGACAACACACCTGATGATCCAGCAGATGATGGACATCGATTTCAACGGTAAAAAAGTGCTGGATATGGGATGTGGAACTTCTGTGCTGGCGATTTATGCAAAACAGCAGGGAGCAGGAGATACTAAAGCGATTGATATCGACGAATGGTCCGTAGAAAACTCAAAAGAAAATTCGGTTAGAAACGGTGTTGAGCTTGATATCGAGCAGGGAACTGCTGATAACCTAGGAAAAGAAAATTATGATATTATCTTAGCCAATATCAACAGGAACATCCTTATTTCTGATATCCCGACTTATGTTTCTGTACTGAATAAAGGTGGAAAATTATTGCTTTCAGGACTATGTTTCTTTGATGTAGATGATATTCTTGAAGTTTGTAAAGAAAACGGACTTGAATTGAAAAAACAGCTGCAACGTGAAGAGTGGGTAAGCCTTCTGCTTGAAAAATAA
- a CDS encoding SH3 domain-containing protein, producing MKTLWTALFVMTLHFFAAQENEVYADGVFGFEDNKAQKIFTDWTRIRKEPGVNAQILDSLSTNQQVMILKKEEAVPVLQLGERKANWYKISYQKGDVTSEGYVWGGNLCVGYRNKNGYAFLFGLSKTVDRKNKEFADIIEKQNIAGVKVMEGNTLLDEVYFNTGRGEELNTAAFTIESNHKLENVEFTLKAMVSGEACGIATYDQYILFKDKKLIALPQLMNVGDAGVFYHSETYVFPNDKGGIPNAFILKTEDAETDEKNSETKKRSSKTYLWNGNLYKLK from the coding sequence ATGAAAACTTTATGGACAGCTTTATTTGTAATGACGTTGCACTTTTTTGCAGCTCAGGAAAATGAAGTATATGCAGACGGAGTTTTTGGGTTTGAAGACAATAAAGCCCAGAAAATTTTTACAGATTGGACGAGAATCAGAAAGGAACCTGGTGTTAACGCTCAGATTTTAGATTCCTTATCTACCAACCAGCAGGTAATGATTCTTAAGAAAGAGGAGGCCGTTCCCGTTTTGCAATTGGGGGAAAGGAAAGCCAATTGGTATAAAATCTCCTACCAAAAGGGTGATGTTACTTCTGAAGGATATGTTTGGGGTGGCAATCTTTGTGTAGGCTATCGCAATAAAAATGGCTATGCTTTTCTTTTTGGACTTTCAAAAACCGTGGACCGGAAGAATAAAGAGTTTGCCGATATCATCGAAAAACAGAATATCGCAGGGGTAAAAGTGATGGAAGGAAATACGCTGCTGGATGAGGTTTATTTTAATACCGGAAGAGGAGAAGAGCTTAATACTGCTGCTTTTACTATTGAAAGCAATCACAAACTGGAAAATGTTGAATTTACCTTAAAAGCAATGGTTTCCGGCGAAGCTTGTGGTATTGCGACATATGATCAATATATCCTTTTTAAAGATAAAAAATTAATTGCACTTCCTCAATTAATGAATGTTGGTGATGCCGGAGTGTTCTATCATAGCGAAACCTATGTTTTTCCTAATGATAAAGGAGGTATTCCCAATGCATTTATCCTTAAAACAGAAGATGCTGAGACAGATGAAAAGAATAGCGAAACAAAAAAACGCTCTTCCAAAACCTATCTATGGAACGGAAATTTGTATAAACTTAAATAA